One Nodosilinea sp. FACHB-141 DNA segment encodes these proteins:
- a CDS encoding rhomboid family intramembrane serine protease, producing the protein MVPLKDYNPGQRTPYVTYGLIALNIAIFVYELSLPAYGLTDFFHSWALVPDELSTSFTTGVSAPNAEEWVTIFTSQFLHGGFLHVAGNMLYLWIFGNNVEDQMGHGRFLVFYLLCGVLANLAQWFFAMGSEIPSLGASGAIAGVMGAYIFRFPEVRILTLVPLGPFPLPLRIPALFYLGIWFVQQAFYGFASLGAPAMIGMESGGIAYWAHAGGFAIGALVGPVFGLFSQPSLEVGAETPSAE; encoded by the coding sequence GTGGTACCCCTAAAAGACTACAACCCAGGTCAGCGTACGCCCTACGTCACCTACGGGCTGATTGCGCTCAACATAGCCATTTTTGTCTATGAGCTCAGCTTGCCCGCCTACGGATTAACCGATTTTTTCCACAGCTGGGCCTTAGTGCCCGACGAACTTTCCACTAGCTTCACTACGGGAGTCTCAGCCCCCAACGCTGAAGAATGGGTGACCATATTCACCAGCCAGTTTCTCCACGGTGGCTTTTTGCATGTGGCCGGCAACATGCTCTACCTGTGGATCTTTGGCAATAACGTCGAAGACCAAATGGGGCACGGGCGGTTTTTGGTGTTTTACCTGCTGTGCGGCGTGCTGGCTAACCTAGCTCAGTGGTTCTTTGCCATGGGTTCAGAGATTCCGTCTTTGGGGGCCAGCGGCGCGATCGCGGGCGTCATGGGGGCCTACATCTTCCGTTTCCCAGAGGTGCGCATTCTCACCCTGGTACCCCTAGGGCCTTTTCCTCTACCGCTGAGAATTCCGGCGTTATTTTATCTGGGCATTTGGTTTGTGCAGCAGGCATTCTACGGCTTCGCCAGCCTTGGGGCTCCGGCCATGATCGGTATGGAAAGCGGCGGTATTGCCTATTGGGCCCACGCCGGCGGCTTTGCCATTGGGGCGCTGGTGGGCCCCGTATTTGGTCTGTTTAGCCAGCCTAGTCTAGAGGTTGGCGCTGAGACACCAAGCGCCGAGTAG